A DNA window from Phycisphaerae bacterium contains the following coding sequences:
- a CDS encoding PEP-CTERM sorting domain-containing protein: protein MRARNLIRGVEVVLGLLTVAAVAGAAPYQHAGSTDPASEGWVLNDYTGLGGAVAPGWDSEAFWQTHGNAGSVQRYLQDITPADVNDPTGWTYTARVKANLATDILEASFGVIDGQEWWQVHLLTSAAAGVYLMNPDASTGPQLSGVDPSLEYHTYQIVFNPTGAGGGGEATYYVDGMATGSRMRGQNFNAGVAGLYRLDFGDNDRGATESDSQWALVRFELGQHPVPEPASILMVGLSGWLLVKRRSR from the coding sequence ATGCGCGCGCGGAACCTGATTCGAGGTGTTGAGGTTGTACTGGGCCTCTTGACAGTTGCCGCAGTCGCCGGTGCGGCTCCGTACCAGCATGCAGGATCGACCGACCCTGCGTCTGAAGGCTGGGTGCTCAACGACTACACCGGTCTGGGGGGTGCGGTGGCTCCGGGCTGGGACAGCGAGGCGTTCTGGCAGACGCATGGCAATGCCGGGAGCGTTCAACGCTACCTTCAGGACATCACCCCGGCAGACGTGAACGACCCGACCGGCTGGACGTACACCGCGAGGGTGAAGGCCAACCTGGCCACGGACATTCTCGAAGCCTCTTTTGGCGTCATCGACGGTCAGGAATGGTGGCAGGTTCACCTGCTGACCAGCGCCGCGGCGGGGGTTTATCTCATGAACCCCGACGCGTCCACGGGGCCGCAGCTCAGCGGAGTTGATCCCAGTCTCGAGTACCACACGTATCAGATTGTCTTCAACCCGACTGGCGCGGGCGGAGGAGGGGAGGCCACTTACTACGTAGATGGTATGGCGACTGGTTCGCGGATGCGTGGCCAGAACTTCAATGCCGGCGTTGCAGGGCTCTATCGGCTCGACTTTGGCGACAATGATCGGGGGGCGACAGAATCCGACTCGCAATGGGCGCTGGTACGTTTTGAACTTGGGCAGCATCCTGTACCGGAGCCGGCCTCGATTCTGATGGTTGGTCTGAGTGGTTGGCTCCTGGTGAAACGCCGCTCGAGATGA
- a CDS encoding exo-alpha-sialidase, whose protein sequence is MRPKHRLVGFVVLVAALVPSTAASGQGSATILSRRVLCKQPGRYIGWPSIAEAPNGDLIVVFSGDRSAHVSPDGKVQMVRSSDRGETWSDPTTIYDLPIDDRDSGILRTVRGTMLASWFTGPPYGTSLQGHYVVRSSDNGYTWGVPVRTPVTTPHGPIQLRDGRLLYLGLEPHSSHTVPMDYNGPPAGSPHAVSIAESNDDGLTWRVIAHFPVPAEALMLSYDEPQVVELQGGRLLAMFRDNNAPQLLIQSESDDGGCTWSTPRRTAVHGYPPHLLELTNGWLLVSYAKRWDPLGEYACLSRDGGRTWDVQQEIRLSGALNGDLGYPASLQLADGSIWTVYYQVDQPGENPCLMGTHWRIVADECVQAAEVTDGSLASTTGLATAGGPALCGLPSTLADTWYAYTATCTGTAIVAACGVSEGARIAVYAGTCDAASEIVCSGGCPERVCGTGPCVTFQATEGQVYLLRVAADALHGANFNLEIACGPPVNDTCARAIPVRRGTIRGTTLAASIDDPSGGCSGADATGGVWYSYTALQDGLLQLSTCGSALDTVVSIYDGCLGTRLACNDDCGGDPCGGSASCLTLNVHKGRSYPICLAGSRGERGGFQLSLRDAVIALHEGSNDPSTEGWQRDDFTGIGGTVGPGFDLEAYWRTQGNAGGAQRYLYSLDPADASDPRGWTCTARVKVNTATQVFDASFGVIDRNDWWNLHLVAGGTSGATGVWVVDGNAHPSERLSTINPSAGYHTYQIVFDPLAQGGAGGVTYYADGRIIGVRFRGQQYQVGGMTRLDFGDIDRGDTASDSQWSLVRFEIGNAALCRRLFADMDSDDDVDLDDFGAFQRCYSGAEAGVRENCVCFDRDGNGSIDAQDFAAFASCFSGPMISFKPTCD, encoded by the coding sequence ATGCGCCCAAAGCACAGGCTTGTTGGATTTGTGGTCCTGGTTGCTGCCCTGGTTCCGAGTACGGCGGCAAGTGGCCAGGGTTCCGCCACGATCCTCTCCCGCAGAGTCCTGTGCAAGCAACCGGGCCGCTATATTGGCTGGCCGAGTATTGCCGAGGCGCCCAACGGCGACCTGATCGTCGTGTTTTCGGGCGATCGCAGCGCACACGTCTCGCCAGACGGCAAGGTTCAGATGGTGCGTAGCAGTGACCGCGGGGAGACATGGAGCGATCCGACCACCATCTACGACCTTCCGATCGACGATCGCGACTCGGGGATTCTCCGCACCGTGCGGGGTACCATGCTGGCCAGCTGGTTCACCGGTCCGCCCTACGGGACATCGCTTCAAGGTCATTACGTGGTTCGCTCCAGCGACAACGGGTACACCTGGGGTGTTCCTGTCCGTACGCCGGTGACAACGCCGCACGGGCCCATTCAGCTGCGCGATGGCCGACTGCTTTATCTCGGACTTGAGCCGCACTCCTCGCACACCGTTCCCATGGACTACAACGGTCCGCCCGCCGGTTCGCCCCACGCAGTCTCGATCGCTGAGTCGAATGACGACGGGCTTACCTGGCGGGTGATCGCGCATTTTCCTGTTCCTGCGGAGGCGCTCATGCTCTCGTATGATGAGCCTCAGGTGGTTGAGCTGCAGGGCGGACGACTCCTGGCCATGTTTCGGGACAACAACGCGCCGCAGCTGCTCATCCAATCGGAAAGCGATGACGGTGGTTGCACGTGGTCGACACCCCGCAGGACGGCGGTCCACGGTTATCCGCCGCATCTCCTTGAGCTCACGAACGGCTGGCTGCTCGTTTCCTATGCCAAGCGATGGGATCCGCTGGGAGAGTATGCCTGCCTCAGCCGGGATGGCGGACGGACTTGGGACGTTCAGCAGGAGATCCGGTTGTCCGGCGCCCTCAACGGCGATCTCGGCTATCCCGCATCGCTGCAGCTCGCGGATGGCTCGATCTGGACGGTCTATTATCAGGTGGACCAGCCGGGCGAGAATCCCTGTCTGATGGGTACCCATTGGCGGATTGTTGCGGACGAATGCGTGCAGGCGGCAGAGGTGACCGATGGTTCGCTCGCGAGCACGACCGGGCTCGCGACCGCCGGTGGACCCGCGCTGTGCGGGTTGCCCAGCACGCTGGCCGACACCTGGTATGCTTACACCGCGACCTGTACTGGTACCGCCATCGTCGCGGCCTGTGGTGTCTCCGAGGGTGCCAGGATTGCGGTGTATGCCGGCACCTGTGACGCTGCCAGTGAGATAGTGTGCAGTGGGGGTTGTCCTGAGCGGGTCTGTGGGACCGGTCCGTGCGTGACCTTTCAGGCTACTGAGGGGCAGGTTTACCTCCTTCGTGTAGCAGCGGATGCTTTGCATGGCGCCAACTTCAACCTGGAAATCGCCTGCGGGCCCCCGGTCAACGACACTTGCGCGAGGGCGATCCCCGTTCGTCGCGGGACCATCCGCGGAACAACGCTCGCCGCCTCCATCGACGACCCTAGTGGGGGATGTTCCGGTGCGGATGCGACTGGCGGAGTCTGGTATTCCTACACCGCGCTGCAGGATGGCCTCCTCCAACTGAGCACCTGCGGTTCCGCGTTGGACACGGTCGTTTCCATCTACGATGGATGCCTCGGGACACGGCTGGCCTGCAACGATGACTGTGGCGGTGACCCGTGTGGCGGGTCGGCCTCGTGTCTTACCCTGAACGTACACAAGGGGCGAAGTTACCCGATCTGCCTCGCCGGCTCCCGGGGAGAGCGAGGCGGCTTCCAGTTGTCCTTGCGCGACGCGGTCATCGCGTTGCACGAGGGTTCGAACGATCCCTCCACGGAGGGCTGGCAACGAGACGATTTTACCGGCATCGGTGGGACCGTAGGCCCCGGGTTCGACCTTGAGGCCTACTGGCGGACCCAAGGCAATGCGGGCGGTGCTCAGCGCTACCTTTACAGCCTTGATCCGGCCGATGCCTCCGACCCCAGGGGCTGGACGTGCACCGCCCGCGTCAAGGTGAACACTGCCACCCAGGTATTCGATGCATCTTTTGGCGTGATCGATCGCAATGACTGGTGGAACCTGCATCTGGTGGCCGGAGGAACGTCGGGCGCCACCGGTGTATGGGTGGTGGACGGCAACGCGCATCCGAGCGAGAGGCTGAGCACCATCAACCCAAGCGCGGGTTACCACACCTACCAAATCGTCTTCGACCCGCTAGCTCAGGGTGGCGCCGGCGGAGTCACGTACTACGCGGACGGCCGGATCATCGGGGTGCGATTCCGTGGCCAGCAGTATCAGGTGGGAGGAATGACTCGCCTGGATTTCGGCGACATCGATCGGGGCGACACCGCGTCGGATTCGCAGTGGTCGTTGGTACGGTTCGAAATCGGCAACGCGGCCCTGTGCCGGCGGCTGTTTGCGGACATGGATTCGGATGACGATGTGGATCTAGACGATTTCGGCGCGTTCCAGCGGTGTTACTCGGGTGCTGAAGCAGGCGTCCGGGAGAATTGCGTCTGTTTCGACCGAGATGGCAACGGGAGCATCGATGCTCAGGACTTCGCAGCCTTTGCGTCCTGTTTCAGTGGTCCGATGATCTCGTTCAAGCCGACATGTGATTGA